Proteins encoded in a region of the Pelmatolapia mariae isolate MD_Pm_ZW linkage group LG16_19, Pm_UMD_F_2, whole genome shotgun sequence genome:
- the si:ch211-199f5.1 gene encoding protocadherin-8, translating into MRLLTERKITTKMIGGKFKTYWHRWILIFSIHQFLFASWARSEGNTIRYQTNEENAPGTVIGNLAKDMSLSLSHSSKSNFRMMKQFNDSFIRVRESDGELTVGERVDRERICRHSLQCLITFDVVNFSKDRYKLIHVEVEIKDINDNSPEFPSKESIVEISENAAVGSRIPLDPAVDADVGSNYIQSYQISVNSHFTIDVLLRADGVKYAELVLMKELDRETQSSYTVELVATDGGNPYRSGSTKITIKVTDFNDNSPVFDQNSFSVSLPEDAPVGTVILDLNAVDADEGLNGEVVYGFGKQVSHEIRQLFQVDNKSGRLTLRGPVDFEDKSTYELDVQATDLGPNPTPSVCKIIIHVTDVNDNAPEISITPMTSITTGIAYISEAADKDSLVALISTMDRDSGVNSQVYCTLYGHDHFKLRQAYEDSYMIVTAAALDRERISEYNLTVMAEDFGSPPLRKITQYTIRLTDENDNAPHFAKAVYEVSVVENNAPGAYITTVEATDADLGNNGKITYRLVESVIMGSPVNTFVSLNSVSGSIYALRSFNYEVMKQLDVHIQASDGGSPQLQSRAVIRLKIVDQNDNQPSIIEPPLYKGSAEVFLPKDAPAGYVVTQIKATDADEGINAQLSYKITEGGHLGFSINKDTGKVHVSRQLTYDIADNVKVTVSVADNGSPALTSTATIHFSFVEGALPSLPSLAQNGNEEPFEWDMSVAIIIVLAGSCSVLLVAIILITTICSRRKKETGDGGSDDKEEIPNVEKVESGHIDSLNQNHKGKVFDAHPFPENPPLASSNTMETGCEDGRQTAGMFESNNRVMEGKLKGYSTLPGYGKETVRPITIWKGNSFTTISARDPHISGKDSGKGDSDFNDSDSDISGDVHKKESPPTNSLWACTSECKVLGHSDRCWSPSATRPNTSLACGPHLSTFSKTASLPRDTRRENYYPPHMPKTSGLQSVYEKVQHQEFDYILVGPPTPARIQETDEISIPEYTKT; encoded by the exons CAATTCAACGATTCATTCATCAGGGTGAGAGAAAGCGACGGGGAACTCACTGTCGGAGAACGAGTTGACAGGGAGAGAATCTGCAGACATTCTCTACAGTGTCTGATTACTTTTGACGTGGTTAATTTCTCAAAAGATCGCTACAAATTGATTCACGTTGAGGTGGAAATAAAGGACATCAATGACAACTCTCCGGAGTTTCCAAGCAAGGAGTCTATAGTGGAAATCTCAGAGAATGCAGCAGTTGGGTCCCGCATCCCTTTAGACCCGGCTGTGGACGCTGATGTCGGGTCAAACTACATCCAAAGCTATCAAATTTCCGTAAACAGTCATTTTACCATTGATGTGCTCCTGAGAGCGGATGGGGTTAAATATGCGGAATTGGTACTAATGAAAGAGCTAGACAGGGAGACTCAGTCATCATACACTGTAGAGCTGGTCGCCACAGACGGAGGAAATCCGTACAGATCGGGGTCAACAAAGATAACTATAAAAGTGACCGACTTTAATGACAACAGTCCAGTTTTCGACCAAAATAGTTTCTCAGTCAGTTTGCCAGAGGACGCGCCTGTCGGCACTGTTATACTGGACTTAAACGCAGTTGATGCTGATGAGGGCTTAAACGGAGAGGTCGTTTACGGGTTCGGAAAACAGGTTTCTCATGAGATCCGACAACTTTTCCAAGTGGATAACAAATCAGGTCGCCTCACTCTCAGGGGCCCCGTGGATTTTGAGGACAAAAGCACCTATGAGCTAGACGTTCAGGCGACTGATCTGGGACCCAACCCCACCCCCTCCGTGTGcaaaatcataattcacgtcacCGACGTTAATGACAATGCCCCAGAAATCAGCATCACCCCTATGACCTCCATTACAACTGGCATTGCATACATCAGCGAGGCGGCAGACAAGGACAGTCTGGTGGCGCtcatcagcaccatggacagagaCTCTGGAGTTAACAGCCAAGTCTACTGCACGTTATACGGCCACGACCATTTCAAACTCCGACAGGCGTACGAGGACAGCTACATGATAGTTACAGCAGCAGCCCTAGACAGAGAGCGGATTAGTGAGTATAACTTGACAGTCATGGCTGAGGATTTCGGGTCACCCCCACTGAGGAAAATCACTCAGTACACCATAAGACTCACGGACGAGAATGACAACGCCCCTCACTTCGCTAAAGCTGTCTATGAAGTTTCAGTGGTAGAAAACAACGCTCCGGGTGCTTATATCACCACAGTTGAGGCAACCGACGCGGATCTGGGCAACAATGGGAAAATTACTTACAGGCTTGTGGAGAGCGTTATCATGGGATCCCCAGTGAACACCTTTGTGTCTCTTAACTCAGTGTCTGGCTCTATATATGCACTCAGAAGCTTTAATTACGAAGTTATGAAACAGCTAGATGTACACATTCAAGCAAGTGATGGGGGGTCACCACAGCTTCAGAGCAGAGCTGTCATCAGATTAAAAATAGTTGATCAGAATGACAACCAGCCTTCTATCATAGAGCCCCCCCTTTACAAAGGATCTGCTGAAGTTTTCCTGCCTAAAGATGCACCTGCAGGTTATGTGGTAACCCAGATAAAGGCAACAGATGCTGATGAAGGCATAAATGCACAGCTGTCCTATAAAATCACCGAGGGGGGACACCTGGGTTTCTCTATCAACAAAGACACAGGCAAGGTGCACGTGAGTCGACAGCTGACGTATGATATCGCAGACAATGTCAAAGTCACAGTGTCAGTCGCTGACAATGGATCCCCCGCACTTACCTCCACCGCTACAATACATTTCAGTTTTGTAGAAGGTGCTCTACCAAGTTTACCTTCCTTAGCTCAAAATGGCAATGAGGAGCCCTTTGAATGGGACATGTCCGTAGCCATAATCATCGTCCTGGCAGGCAGTTGCTCTGTTCTCCTGGTGGCTATCATTCTTATCACAACCATTTGCAGCCGCCGGAAAAAGGAGACAGGGGATGGGGGAAGTGATGATAAAGAAGAAATTCCAAATGTGGAGAAAGTTGAAAGTGGacacattgattcattaaatcaAAACCACAAAGGCAAAGTGTTTGATGCCCATCCATTTCCAGAGAATCCTCCATTGGCCAGCAGCAACACAATGGAGACAGGCTGCGAGGATGGCAGACAGACAGCAGGGATGTTTGAGTCAAACAACAGGGTTATGGAGGGTAAATTAAAG GGTTATTCTACACTACCAGGATATGGGAAAGAAACTGTCAGGCCGATAACAATATGGAAGGGCAATTCATTCACAACAATCTCAGCAAGAGATCCCCACATCAGTGGCAAGGACAGTGGAAAAGGAGACAGTGACTTCAATGACAGCGATTCTGATATAAGTGGAGATGTGCACAAAAAAGAGTCACCCCCAACAAACA GTCTCTGGGCATGTACGAGTGAGTGCAAAGTGCTGGGACACTCGGACCGATGCTGGAGCCCTTCAGCTACAAGACCAAACACGAGCCTGGCCTGCGGTCCCCATCTGTCAACATTTTCCAAGACAGCTTCACTTCCCAGGGACACCAGAAGGGAAAACTACTACCCACCTCACATGCCCAAAACCAGCGGTCTTCAGAGTGTGTATGAAAAAGTTCAACACCAGGAATTTGATTACATTCTCGTTGGTCCACCGACACCAGCGAGAATACAGGAAACAGACGAAATTTCCATCCCAGAGTATACAAAAACTTAA